The Pan troglodytes isolate AG18354 chromosome 7, NHGRI_mPanTro3-v2.0_pri, whole genome shotgun sequence genome has a window encoding:
- the SDR16C5 gene encoding epidermal retinol dehydrogenase 2, giving the protein MSFNLQSSKILFIFLGKSLFSLLEAMIFALLPKPRKNVAGEIVLITGAGSGLGRLLALQFARLGSVLVLWDINKEGNEETCKMAREAGATRVHAYTCDCSQKEGVYRVADQVKKEVGDVSILINNAGIVTGKKFLDCPDELMEKSFDVNFKAHLWTYKAFLPAMIANDHGHLVCISSSAGLSGVNGLADYCASKFAAFGFAESVFVETFVQKQKGIKTTIVCPFFIKTGMFEGCTTGCPSLLPILEPKYAVEKIVEAILQEKMYLYMPKLLYFMMFLKSFLPLKTVLLIADYLGILHAMDGFVDQKKKL; this is encoded by the exons ATGTCTTTCAACCTGCAATCATCAAAGATACTGTTCATTTTCTTAGGAAAATCACTGTTTAGTCTTCTGGAGGCTATGATTTTTGCCTTACTCCCAAAGCCACGGAAGAACGTTGCTGGTGAAATAGTCCTCATCACAGGTGCTGGAAGTGGACTCGGAAGGCTCTTAGCCTTGCAGTTTGCCCGGCTGGGATCTGTTCTTGTTCTCTGGGATATCAATAAGGAGGGGAATGAGGAAACATGTAAGATGGCTCGGGAAGCTGGAGCCACAAGAGTGCACGCCTATACCTGCGATTGCAGCCAAAAGGAAGGAGTGTATAGAGTAGCCGACCAG GTTAAAAAAGAAGTCGGCGATGTTTCCATCCTAATCAACAATGCCGGAATCGTAACAGGCAAAAAGTTCCTTGACTGTCCAGATGAGCTTATGGAAAAGTCATTTGATGTGAATTTCAAAGCACATTTATGG ACTTATAAAGCCTTTCTACCTGCTATGATTGCTAATGACCATGGACATTTGGTTTGCATTTCAAGTTCAGCTGGATTAAGTGGAGTAAACGGGCTGGCAG ATTACTGTGCAAGTAAATTTGCAGCCTTTGGGTTTGCTGAATCTGTATTTGTAGAAACATTTGTCCAAAAACAAAAGGGGATCAAAACCACGATTGTGTGCCCCTTTTTTATAAAAACTGGAATGTTTGAAGGTTGTACTACAGG CTGTCCTTCTCTGTTGCCAATTCTGGAACCAAAATATGCAGTTGAAAAAATAGTAGAAGCTATTCTACAAGAAAAAATGTACTTGTATATGCCAAAGTTGTTATACTTCATGATGTTTCTTAAAAG CTTTTTGCCCCTCAAGACAGTACTGCTTATAGCTGACTATTTGGGCATCCTTCATGCAATGGATGGCTTTGTTGACCAAAAGAAGAAGCTCTAA